A single Dechloromonas denitrificans DNA region contains:
- the galE gene encoding UDP-glucose 4-epimerase GalE: MILVTGGAGYIGSHTVVELLAAGHELLILDNFSNSSPKVLERIEQISGKRPVVIEGDIRDAVLLEKLFAAYPIVSVIHFAGLKAVGESVAQPMRYYDNNVVGSLRLFEAMAKAGVHRLVFSSSATVYGDPHKVPIDESFPLQATNPYGRSKLVIEDMLRDIGQAAPQWRVALLRYFNPVGAHASGLIGEDPQGIPNNLMPFVAQVAVGRREALSVFGGDYPTPDGTGVRDYIHVVDLARGHLAALAALDRQSGIVPINLGTGRGYSVLEVVAAFEKASGQKIAYRIVDRRPGDIAACYADPARAREVLGWSADRDIDTMCADAWRWQSANPSGFNV, translated from the coding sequence ATGATACTGGTAACCGGAGGGGCGGGTTATATCGGCTCGCATACTGTCGTCGAATTGCTCGCTGCGGGCCACGAATTACTGATTCTGGACAATTTTTCCAATAGTTCGCCCAAGGTCCTCGAGCGGATCGAGCAGATATCGGGCAAGCGCCCTGTCGTCATTGAAGGCGACATTCGCGACGCGGTGCTGCTGGAAAAACTGTTTGCCGCCTATCCCATTGTCTCGGTGATTCATTTTGCCGGTCTCAAGGCGGTTGGCGAGTCGGTCGCGCAGCCGATGCGCTACTACGACAACAACGTGGTCGGTTCCTTGCGGCTGTTCGAAGCAATGGCCAAGGCGGGCGTCCATCGGCTGGTTTTCAGTTCCTCGGCCACTGTCTACGGCGATCCGCACAAGGTGCCGATCGACGAGAGCTTCCCGCTCCAGGCGACCAATCCGTACGGGCGCAGCAAACTCGTCATCGAGGACATGCTGCGCGATATTGGGCAGGCTGCCCCGCAATGGCGTGTCGCGTTACTGCGTTACTTCAATCCGGTGGGCGCGCATGCCAGCGGATTGATCGGCGAAGACCCGCAGGGTATCCCCAACAACCTGATGCCTTTCGTTGCCCAGGTTGCGGTCGGCCGCCGCGAAGCACTCAGCGTTTTTGGCGGCGATTACCCGACGCCCGACGGTACCGGCGTGCGCGACTATATCCATGTCGTCGATCTGGCCCGCGGCCACCTAGCCGCGCTGGCAGCGCTGGACCGGCAGTCCGGCATCGTCCCGATCAACCTGGGGACCGGCCGTGGCTACAGCGTGCTGGAAGTGGTTGCGGCTTTTGAGAAAGCAAGTGGCCAAAAAATCGCCTATCGCATTGTCGATCGCCGCCCCGGCGATATCGCCGCCTGTTACGCCGACCCCGCCCGGGCCAGGGAAGTCCTTGGCTGGTCGGCCGACCGGGATATCGACACCATGTGTGCCGATGCCTGGCGCTGGCAGTCGGCCAATCCGTCCGGCTTCAACGTCTGA